TgaatcttcttggttggttcgctTGATTTAGGGCTTAAATTCCATCGATCTGTTCGGAATCCTGATGTGATGTGGGGTTCTCCGCGGTTCAACCTAGTCGTGGTGCCTTATATGTTCCTATCCTTTGATCGGTTGCTTATTATCTTATTATTCTTTTCGATCTACGTTACGGAAAGaatctgatgatcgaaaggtggcCTATTGCTGCTCTTGATCGCCTGCGGTGGCGTGATTGTTTTGATCCCCATTCGTGCCCTTTATTTGGTTACTTTGCGAAAGATAACATAGTTTTGTTGGTTCACAAGTCGAAGGTAGGGAAGAGGCTGGAACTTAGAAACCATGAGTGTGTTATATGCTTTTTGATGTTAATTTTTGGATCTAAATGTTGTAAACTCATTCGATGGTATCATCCAGCTAGGGAAATAATTCAATATTGCTTCATGTTATGCTGAACTGATCACAGAGATTAAAATTGAAGCGAACTCAGTAGCgcttttgatgaaatcaattgtatttgGGATGTGTTGAACTTGATCTAGATCTCACAGTATTTGAAACGTTCAATCTTCTTCTAGTGATTACTTTTACCATCTTTCTTGAGAGGGTTGATGAACTAGGTTTGTAGTGCCTATACTTATTTTAGTCGTCCGGGACTGGCTTTATGGAGAATTCTTGTGCATGCCTTGATGACGGGCACTTTAGGAATAAGTTATTACTTAGACCTGAACTTGCTCCTTTTTGAGTCATGGAAACGATCTTTCTACATTTAGGGGAGAGGCTGTGTATGTTGATCCTAGTGGTCAATTAAAATAAGTGATGCTTATGGTTGGAAATTGAGAAAACGGAGTCACATATatgtaaagaaaagaaaatattggaAGCATCAGATTCATCTTCTCTTGGGTACAGACATGTTTATCATCTGATCCTTTGCTAAAAAGTTCTgtcagttttttttattttttgttttgaatGCATGTATCTTCAAAGGCACTTACTTGGATATGGTTCATATATATTTTGGACAATACGTGAAGGAACACTGCACATTGACTTTCTCTGTGCTTTGTTGCAAGCAATAGTAGAGGAAATAGGAAATTATTGGTAATACGTAGAAACACTGACATAAGAAACTTGCAGCATGCTGTTGTccttttcattcttctcaattagcCAGTAGTGATATTGATTTACAACTATATTATCTTTTTATTGTTTCTACTCTGCATGTCAATAGTGTTTTGAGATGGATTGAAATTGCATCTCTGTGCCTTTTTCCCTCTCTTTTCTGTGTTTTAGTCTGTATTTTGTCTTAATGAGTAGTAGGAAAGCTCCATATAAAATGCATTTTTAATATGACATCCTAGTTTAGTTTCACAGTCGAATCGAAAGAAATTTTGAGTTGTTTGTAGAGTTAGATAAGTTTATATTATTAACCTGGACTTGAATTTTTCTTTCCATGTGGTTTCAGTTAATAAACCGGTTTTCATCAGATCGAGTTGTGATAATCGGTACCAGGGTGGACATAGTACTTGGTTTGTTGAGGAGCCCAACTAGAAAAGGGTTATTAGTGGACGGGACAAAAATATGTCACAATGAAAAACCATCAATGGGTTCGACCACCAACCAATTATGTTTTCATCCCAAGTTGGGACTTGGATTTTGACAAGAACATTAAGCCTTAAATGAAGGAAATCATGACACATTCCATATTGGATGTAGGAGGAGAATTGACTTGGTTTATATAACTAAATGGATATAATTGGGTTTAATTATTTTTGGCCTTGTGGTCTCAAACCCATCAAGCTAATGAGTTACACTGTCGGGTCGGACTGTGACATAAAACGtaatgatttattaaaaaaaagatagaaaatttaTGTTGAGTCTCAACATGTTGAAAATTCATGTTACTCAAATCCCTCCTTTAGAGGGTTTGACATGATGATAGTCTGCTTCAACCAAATGCTGAGTTGCCGAACCCTTTAAATGATATGTTTGTTTGGTAAGTCGTGTTTTCTCATCTATTCTAATTTTGAGTCGTCAAACTGGTTTTTTGCATTgcctctttttatcttttattgtttGCATTGccactttttatcttttatttactTCTATTTACTGATAAAAAGTTGTTTGACCTGATGGCAGTGACCCATGAATTCCATGCGACGAGCATGAAGAGAATGGGAGGGCATGGCCATGATGAGCCCTTCTACATTCATGCTAAACACATGTATAACCTGGATCGCATGAAGCATCAGAAGCTAAAGGTGACTCTGGGTGTGCTATCTGCATTCAGCATCGGTGTGGTAGTTCCGATTTATGCAGTTATTTTCCAGCAGAAGAAAGCTGCCTCTGGATGAGATTTGCATGCAACCTAGGAAAAATAATGACTTTTGCTTGATTTCCTCTAGTATTTGTTTGCTGGAGACATTTGCCTTTCCATCGATTTCTCTTATGTTCTTCTCTAAAAATTGAAAACAGATTCCCATAGTCTATTGCGACTTGGTGATTGTttgcttttttcttctttgataAGGAAGGTTGGGTTTGTCTTTCATCAGTTTGATGCTTGTGATGAATGGAGGCATCTGATGCTTTCATCTTAGCGACGACTTTGTCATTTAGGAGACTTGCAATTGTTATCCCAGTGTTGCTTTACTAAGTATTCAGTTAATTGTGTGTTTTAATGCATAGTTGATGGATTGGTTAATGCTATTGTAGGCAGTCATTGCAGTTTACTGTGCCAGTTATCAAATCCACACAGATTGATACAAGCAAAATACTCTGCGAAAATAACTACTGCTTGTGTGCTTCACTGCAATTGTTATTGATGCTGATTGCAAATTGCCTAATCAGGATTAATGCCTATTGGTGCGTGCACACAAATGCTGACTGCTAATGTTCATTCTCTACCGACAAACATTGACCATTTGCAAAATTCCAACTCAAGAAAATGCAACCTAACGAGTTCATGTTGGCTTGAAGCAATGAAATGGCAAGGTGATGATTGACCAATAAACGAGTCAAAGGTCAAGCAGAGCAACAGAACTCGATTCGAATGACCACACTGTGAATGAGCACAGAAAACAAATTGCAGATGGAATAACATTAATAGTGGCAAACTGCATTTCCCATTGTGAAAGAAGATTATCATTGCACTATTTTTCAAACATCAAATGAATTTTTGACACTTGAtttgaagcaaaaaaaatcaaaggCTATAGATTATCGTCTACTGTTACATGGAAAAAGGAAGCGAAATCTCGCATCGTCCGTGGTTGGTGATAGACCCTTATGCTTTTGTCGGCACCATTACCTAAATCAAAGAAAGATCAGCCGAACCAAACTACACTATTTTGCCAGCTGACAACATCTGTTGGAGCCGAAGCACTTGCTGTTGCTGTTCTTGAGGCAATGAGCTCAACTGTTCTGGAGTCAGGCTAAGTACTTGCTGCAATAGAGCTGACTCTACTTCAGGTGAAAGCTGCagagagaaaataaaataaactaaaatatgatttgCGGTGAAAGATAAAAGCATGAGACTGCACATTAGGCTTACATGATCACAGAGCAAATTAGTATAATACATGATGGGAGTCATATTATGGAAAAATTCAAATGCTCAAATCAACGAACATGGTTGTTACGAACTATCAGTCGATTCCGTGGTAACTCGTGTAAGAAAAGCAAGCAAATTGTGATGTTGGGGTTTCGAATGCTGATTTGCTCAAAACTCGATTCACAACTCAATCAGATCCTAAATGTACATGCAACAACAATACCAAGTTCGTGCGGTTATGGATTGAACTCTTATAAACACCCAACTCTTTTTTGGACACTAGACGGACAGAAAGGATATAAATGTTTGACATAAGACTACCTTAAAATCCTACAAAACACATGTATTGTTTGATCTGTGAAACGTGCTTTATGAGATGATAATAtatcagcatttttatataagtTAGCTGATCATCGCCTTTCTCTTGCTAAAACATATATTGGAAACATACTTCAAGGTAATTTATCCCAAGTTCCAAAATTTTCTTTCTCGCATTGGACATAATATAAGCTGATTACTATGTTGTCACGGACAGAAGATTTAGTAAGTCAAGGTCAGAAAAAGTTACAACCTTATGGTTACTTTTCATAAGCCTTAACACAAAAGTTCCTTAATCAATATTTACAATATAGTTAATACATGACGAAAGAAACCAGGAAAAAATGAACTTGAAGTGATAACATAACAACAAAGAATTAAGATCATAATTAGTTGGAGGTGTTGCTTGGTTGATAATATGGGCTTTCCAAGACACTGCATACATATTGCAACTATTCAATTTGAAAAGAAATAAGATTTTACCATTAAATATCAGAATTAAAGTATGAAATTCCTATGAGAACATATGAAAACAAGAGGTGAATTACAAATAAAGGTGGTGAGatgactaaaaatattatatctatTTCTAAGACATCCAGGAAAATAGTACCTGAGGCATCTGCTTCTTAGAATGTTGAACTGCATCTCCCACGACCATTTGGCTCCCAGCAACTATGCCAGTGCCAAGTGCTTGAAGTGAGGAATTATTAATGCCAGAATTGCCATTCACTATTTGGGCAACACCACTTCCATCTTCTAATCTttgtaattttgaatgataattcGACTGTTCCGATACATTACCTGTTAATCTGGTTTGATCTGCTAATCCCACACCTAAATTTTGTGTCCTAAATCTGGAATGCCAGGTTAAATCTTCAATCGCAGAAGATGTTGAAACTCGTTTTGGAAGTGTCTCCAGTCCAGCTGACAGCAGTGGGTCATTTGATGAGCCAGTCTATCAGGAAAACAGTAATTGTCAGTATAACAGTAGAACAAACCCACACAAACATAGCACATTCCCCTACTGATATATGAAACTTCAAAAGGTTATAATGTTATATGAACAAATGCGTAATCCAAACACACTAAATAAGGAAAGAAGGATACAAATGCATTTTCCTGTTGCTTTTACCCCAGAAAAATCAAACATATGAAAAATTAGATCATCACTATCAAACCATGAGAAACCCAAACATACCAAGTGAAACAAGGATTCAAATGCATTTTCCTGTTGTTTTTAACCCAGTAAAAGTCAAATTCATGAAGAATTGAATCACCGCCCTGAAACTACTATAAGTTTCATTCAGCaaccctactccataattaaaacGTCATGTGATTAAAGAGAAATTTTTAATGCTTTCAAAAGGACCAACAACAAATACTGCATATTAACCAAGTGTAGCAAGCATCTGCGTCTTTTCCAAAATAAGGAACCTACAAAATGCCTTGAGGTTAAAATATTCTCCCCAGGATTAACAGACTTTAACAATGTTTTCAACTTAACTTCAAGCCTCCCATGATTTCAATTTCCTGACAAAGCAGTTAGACCAGGAAGGGAGTTTCAGGAAAACCTCAGAATAAATTTTGTCTAAGGTTCTGCAATAAACAAGCGGGCATCCAAATTTCAGCTCACTGTCACAGCAGATTAAAAGCGAAAAAGAGGAAATGAATTAGGAAAAGGTGAGAATTTTCCCTGGCATCATACCTCGACTAACACAGCCATGAGGCTGCATGCAGGAACAGCAAGACAGACCTTCCTAATCTAATAGATAAAATTTGTTGATTCTGCCTGATAGAACTCAAGAGCTGAGAATCTAGATAATAAACATTAAATTACTTAATGAGAAGTCTTACCTGAGAAGTAAGTGAATGCGGCAAAATTGACTGTTGCAGAGCTGTATTTGGAAGGGATAACTGAGGATGATGTGCTAAACTTGCAATAGCAGTTGATAAAGGTTGCTGCGGAAGCGGGGGTTCACTCTCTGATATCAGCCCTTTGGATGTTGATAAAAGAGAAGGCTGATGTGGAACGCCGCCAATTGATTGAGGCCATCTTGATGGTATTGTAGCAACTCCAGATTTCTCCGCCAGAGTTCCTTGTGATACCTGACCTTGTGGAAGTAACGGGAGTTGATATTGTGGTTGAACAAGGACTTGTTGAAGAGGTAATGTCGCCTGGTGTAGGATTCCAAGGCTTTGTGATGTAACTGCAATGTGACTCTCGGGTGGCCGGGGGAACTTTCCACCTAGTGTTTGTGAAGATGTCAGCCCGACATTAGATGAATTCTGAGGGTTTGAAATTGATGATTGGCCACTATTTGCAATCTGCATCTGCAGTCAAGATCAGTTACAAGCATTTGATGTTAGCATAAGCTCCACAAATTGCCATTATGTATTAGACttcagataaccaagacagaccaCTGGCTGTGCAGCCATGCCAACCATTATCTGCACCTGCACCAGGAACACAGTACAAAATCCAGTTTCAGATTATCTCATCATGTGATACAACAAACCTGTAATGGAAAACAACTTTAACAAGGCAGGAGAATCTCCACAGGAGTGTAGCCATCATTGCTTTACATTCTTATTGAAAATGACTCGTAACAAATAAGGCACCAACGGCAATCCAACAATATCTTGCGAAGTCCAGCCTCCAAAAAGTTTGCTAATAAACTCCTAGCTGATACCAAGACAAGAAAAACTTGACCAAACACCAAAAGACTAGTAGGTTGGCAAAAATCTCTAACTTGGTAGTcgcagtttaaactcatgtactcAGAACAACACTCAAGATTCTTGAAGATTTGAAGAGATTAAGGAAAATCAATGGGCTtcactaaaaaaagaaaatttcattCAGCTGGCACAAATAAGCCAATGATTAAACATACCACCTAATTTATGTTAAGTTaaactttataaatataaattacaaGCAACATAATGATGTAAAGTGATTACCATTCCATTGTCAACAGATACGATGCTGGCACAACCCTTCTAGGATGGCTGATTAATGATCTAGATTACTTGAGGCATCGCCTTTGAATGGAAAAAAGAGAAATTAAAGGTATTGGTTAGCTGGTAAATGTTTGCAGGAGAAGGATCAAGAAGGTTAATTGCTGTAATTCTACAAGTACTTCCAGAAGACTTGAAAATTAAAGTTAAACAGGGTGACTTCTCCACCAGTTTGGAGAGGCACTCTGATATCAGGTTCTTAAAAGACTCATGGATGTTAGTTTCCTACCTCTTTGGCAATGTTTGTTCATTCGATTATGAAGGTCTCAGTTTTATGGTTAATGAGCATAGAAAATCTGAATGGAAGAGTCAGCCAAGCAACTATTTTACTCCCTAGTTAGTTCCTATGACAGACAAAAGATACAGGAATACACAGTGTTCACATTACCCGATAAAGTTACTTAATAATTAACCTGTTATTAACAATCTTGCTTAAGTGTTACAGTGTTAGGTCAAGAAATGCACAATCACTGTCAATCAGCAGAAGCTGTGTCTGCTAGTTGTCATAAATGTCTGCCAGGGAAAAGAGGTAATCTTGAGATGGATTTGTTAGTatgttatgttaattcttttggaAGGAGAAGAATCGATGAATATCTTTCATTGTTTAGACTTTCGAGATTATATTTAACAAAATTTCCCTTTTGCTGCCCAAAAATTTTATTTGTCAGAGATGCATCCGCCAACATAGTAGGATTTACAATTTGCAAATTCTCTTTTGTTGTCTCATCCCATCATCAAGAGGATTCCActgttattaattttatttttctttcttcttgtattTAATTCATTAACTTATGAAATAAGCTGGCAGTTTTCTGTCTCTGCCTAAAAAGAAAGGACCTTTACAACATCCACTGATCCCCTCCCCCGCTACTGGCAAAcaaatacacaaaaaaaaaaaagaacatagaaATTCAACACAAGTatacaaaagaaagaaacagATCTTTGCCAAGTCATAAGATCAAAATAGACAAGCTTTAATTGCAACATTTCCTGAAAATTCAAGTTTGTGTTTGGATTTATAAGTACATTCTCTGCAGATAACAAACAAAGATCATCCTATAGATCTAGAAACAGAGTCATCAGCGAGTTTAACATCACCTGAAAGAGGGCTTTTGCCAGCTGTGGACTTGCTTGCATAAGTTGTCTAGCTAGTGCCTTGTTCTGAGTAGCAAGGGCCTATCATCAAATTAAGACAAACTTCATGTCATGCAAAAATTATTAGTAGGAAAAGAAgggagcaaaaagaaaagaattgaCCTTCATCTCGGATAAAATTTCATGCAATTGGTGTCTAGATATTCTGGACAGATAGTGAGTCAAGGGATCACTTCCTGTTCCTGACTGGCCCGGTAAAACACTTTGTGCATTGGAAATCTGAGCCCCACCCAAGGCTCCAGCCATGACAGATGCAGCTGTTGCAGCTAAGGGGAGACCTACTGGCTGATGAAGAGTGGAGTCACCCAAAACAGGGGCACCACTAAATTGTTTTTGAACATCTGTTATATATGAAAAAGCATGTTAACAAAGACTGTGAATTAATAATGGAAGAAATGGAATAAAAGAAAACATGAAAAACCAAATTTGACGTTGAGAAATTGAGAAAGGGAACCTGCACTTGGTGCCAATCCTGGTCCACCATGGCCCTGTAAAGGTAATACTAATTAGAGTACAAAATATCTACTTCATGAGTTTCATCTTATAGTATAGTTCAATATATTGAATGCACCAACCTTCTAGGAAAAAAGATGACTGATAAAATTTCCAGTCAAATGCACATTAGTGTAGAACTATAAGGCACATATGCAGACAACCGAGAATTCAGATACTTCAGAGAATATATTTATGTGAACATTCATCTTCTGCCTAATTAGTAATGACTTGATCAATAATAACAAATGCATCATCATGGCCTTTAGAAGTTCCTTgtcaaaatatattcttttgcGGATACAAAGATATATTTTCCTGGTTAGGTAAAAAGAAGAGTAAGTTTAGATGATATTAACAAAGAGAGAGGACCTAGTGATGAGGAAAAATATGCCAAAACTGGCTTGCTAATACTTTTATTAAGAACAATTGGCACAATAACATCATCTGACAGCAAGAAACTTTTTGAGTGAGTTATGCCAATATCATTGTTAAGGTAAGAATATTTTATACCCAAGGCCATACAAAAGAAGGGTTACTCCCAGAATAATTAAAACACTCCTATGAAGTCGACAGCTAAAGGATGATGACCTGCTCCCTGTTGCGATCAGAATTTTTATCATTTTCAGCAAAATCAACTCGTAATTGTCGCCCATTTATTTCATAGCCCTGAAGGTTGCGGCGAGCACTCAGAGCAGTCTCTTCATCTTTGTATTCACAAAATCCATAACCTTTGGGCTTTCCAGTTTCTCTATCATAAACCAACCTGCATCAACTTTATGCAGTACCATTAAGAAGAATACACAAAGGAAGATATAAACAGATATTCCCATGTAGAAATGTTCCTAGAGTTCCCTATACATGCCTATAGAAAACCATGCATCATTAAGAGCTTTAGAGATGGAACTTTAAATTTTGTACATTGGTTactgtcatatatatatacatatatatatatatatatacatatatatatacatatatacatatatgcatatatatatacatatatacatatatatatatatacatatatatatatatacatatacatatacatatatgtatatacacacatacatatacatatatatataaacacacacacgcacacatatATAATTGTGCTATTTAACATATATTGAGTCTATAAACAATGAATAAAGTTTTAGAGCATACATACCTGTTCTAGATATAACATACCCTTCGGGTAGGGCATATGAAAAGTTTTAGAGCATACATACCTGTTCTAGATATAACATACTCTTCGGGTAGGGCATATGAAAAGTATAGTCAAATGATGTAGGATCACTCATCAACTCATGTTTACGAATAACTAGTAGCTAATAAGTGCTTCACTAGCCGACAGTATAATCATATAAAGAAAGTTGGGGGCCTGAACCATGAGACAATACCTGCAATCAAATGCAAGGCTTGCTTTACAATCATGTTTCAGATTGAAAGATGTGAAAAATGCTTAGGTTGATGAAATGATCTAGGGTTTACACATACGTTTGTTTCTCAATTTTTGTTAGAGTAGAAACTTAGAGATTATAAGGATACAAATATAGGACTTGCCATTTGTTAAGCTATTTCTCGAGAATGAAGAGTAACTAGAAAGTAGATTCTGTATCATAGTTTAAGAAAAAGAAACGAAAAAGGCACAAAATAGAATGTAAAAGAAAAAGGTTCAGGATCACAAGATATACCAATGAAAGAAATTATAAATCAAGTCAAAATCAAAGTGAATTAACTTTATGAGTTGATAACTCAAAACAAGGTAAAGTATCACATGATTGATGGCAAAGATTTAGGTCGTGGATGTCCGTCAGCAAATCTGAGAAACAACTAAAATGTGAAGGTACATATTGTGGATTGCACCACTGTGAAGGTACATAGTGTGGATGTCCCTATGCATTCTCCACCTTCTCGGCACCATGCACGACCAAGCACTTTCCTTTAATgacagcaagggatcgatgactctaCGGAAGTCcttcctctgcggtaccatggcattgCCATGCCAATGACCCTACTATCCCTCGTCTCACATCTGCGCCCCTTTCTTCGTGATAGGTCGATTCGCCTCTGCGGCACTATAGTACTCTTccaagtccacctctattctaaccgACGCTTGGTTTTGTGTAAccgagtccctctggactcatcgtcgcttccttgcccctttcgaccatctgttttaacacctctgtgttctccaaataattccctttggtcaatggaaagacaaactgcaactcccatacgtagcctctgccatcatgttgttggGCAGCTTGGGCTCatgccgattctattctcctttgtGTCCTtgatagcaatgttcgcttactcggccttgtcctctgacttgcggaTCTCCCTTAAATGATTATGAattctagagtagtccaactctctagtcgttccaatcatacctctatatagtgatttcaataggcgcttgggcgctcgcctaggcgctcgggcgctcgcctaggcgaggcgaggctcgagcgcctcgcttcatgtccaagcgcctcgcttcaacgaggcgccgcctaggtgctcgcccgagcccaggcgccgggcgagcgcccgggttaaaccaggcgaccgaactagtgttttacgtctggttcggtctccggtgctttagttggttcaatcgaaccaactaaatcaccgataggctccctctcaCAATTtctccgacttccccaaccctaacactcgcgattttgctgtcgagatttcttctccgttgtcgttgctctctgctgccactgccactgtcgcCACTCGCCACTGCCACAATCGTTGCTCATCATTGTTGTCGCCGCTTgccgctcgcagctcccgctcccacttcCACACCCGCTATCGCTCGTAGCTCCCACTCACGCTATCGCTCGTAGCTCCCACTCACgctatcgctcgccgctcccgctcccgctgtcgttgccttagcaacctcggtcttctcacactcttctcactatattgttaacagtatattaacagttaactgtatactaataatagtatttttatttattagattaataatatattattttgattttaatactattaatttttatttatttaaaattattgttaagtTTCaaaataaatggcaagtgtacagagcaactcaatagatttgatgtaaaattttattattttaatttttgagactttttattaatatgacattgtgattttatattcgattttttaatttaatagcatattttttatttaaataattatattaattatattatatatttttatattttagcgcctcgtttcgctcgggcgagcgcctagcgcctcgggcgtttttggaccttggcacctagcgctttttaaatcaccgcctctatatgatcaagtcccctcataggactcattggtacttgcactcGGAATTTTCTCTCGAtggtacacaacccccatatgctgatgacaaaGGTTTTCATCTAATGTAAAATTCGATACATACATGAAAGACtcgcctctacgataccatggcattcactccttaaattcatagcccttcttgtcatcgtgttaCTCACCAAAGTGGGGCTCCTAGTAGCTCctaatcatacctttgtatgatcaagaaCCTCACGGAACTTCtcccgtgtgtgtcgcattgcctcaaactgttccaccatgattcgCTGCACTATGTCGCATCCTGATGATgtctccattgcattttgataTTTGTGGGATGAACTTAGACTGCAATCTCTCTATGTGTGACCTCTACCaacacatcgcagggtctccgccACCTCCGATTGtactcgctcctttggcaatcgaccttcgtccacccgctcttgggtcacaatTGGACGAAGCATAGCTCTAGGATAATCCATCGCCTAGCAGTTCTCGAAGTCCACTAACTTCGCTAAAATTGGTGCGTTATTATCTGGATTCTAGGTTTCTACCCCCCAGCACAATTTTTGTCGTGCACCACTTCCTTCGCGACAACTCGAATGACAGcactgtgacatattcttcaagagtacccgccttcgcgttctcttgccccgtgccaaggccttatgACCCTAACTTTTCCTCTGCAAGTTAAATCACTTTAGTTCCCCCGTCAAATGCTTCGTTGAGATAAAATGCATGTGTCTCAAAGCTCCCTTTGACTTTGGCACCATATAGGTTGAGTCCACACCATCAGAATAAGGGACCCATAGAACGATATGATCCCGCTcctgcctttgcaagagttcatgtccttgacctctgtccaatgaAAGCTTCGtggctccgctccatgttccgtctTCTATGTTGACTCCCTTCGTGCGGCTTGGCACTTCACTAAGTTCCACCTAAATTGCTCTGCTCcttgatttgcattgagttgatggtggccctcatgccTACCATTCCACGGATCAGCCCTTGTTAagtctgatctccacatcgactctaagtgtacCTTTGTTTAATGTTGCCTTGGGTTGCTCCCCTACTTGATCTTATAATGTGTCCACCAACGCATTAATTTATGCGAgaccatgcgatgactcctcaccgcttgctcggtTCGttaagctttgtggagttgttgtcttgaggtaTCCCTCCTCAATATGTGCAATCTATTGCACATGATTTTCCCTTTGGagaaccgggacttatccctcttagaTATTTGTCCCGTTTGAGCAACTTTTCTTTTCACATCATTCCCTCTGAAATTTTCGAAAACCACCATCGCCTTAGACTACTTCGCTTTGTTGAACGAATTGCGCACTGTTCTGCTCCCgcgaacacacttgctagattatgactcttTGCCAATACAACCCCTTTGCGTccttcaaggcctagcaatatgttgAACTTATTACATACTTCTGtctcctacgaacgtatccttctcataccgaagagaatgtttcaatgctccatggcgccgagtttcggtcgccttgggatggtcacGGATAGTCCATTATCCGCATACAAActcttgcatgagtaccaaattcttcgagttaataattcccctcacctctgtgagccttgcataactctttcgatagCTAAGCAACCCATCCCACCTTGCACGGTCTCATCTTTTGCCAAGCGACCCAATTGCCTTGAGCACTATCAAATTTGGTAACCAACGTCaagtcgtagctcgaactcaaccatcaCAACCTTTATGCACCACGCGTTCTACCCAGCTCGCTTGTCCTCGTAGTGCCTCTCgcgtgaag
The window above is part of the Musa acuminata AAA Group cultivar baxijiao chromosome BXJ2-6, Cavendish_Baxijiao_AAA, whole genome shotgun sequence genome. Proteins encoded here:
- the LOC103988086 gene encoding cleavage stimulating factor 64 isoform X4, which produces MAGALGGAQISNAQSVLPGQSGTGSDPLTHYLSRISRHQLHEILSEMKALATQNKALARQLMQASPQLAKALFQVQIMVGMAAQPVMQIANSGQSSISNPQNSSNVGLTSSQTLGGKFPRPPESHIAVTSQSLGILHQATLPLQQVLVQPQYQLPLLPQGQVSQGTLAEKSGVATIPSRWPQSIGGVPHQPSLLSTSKGLISESEPPLPQQPLSTAIASLAHHPQLSLPNTALQQSILPHSLTSQTGSSNDPLLSAGLETLPKRVSTSSAIEDLTWHSRFRTQNLGVGLADQTRLTGNVSEQSNYHSKLQRLEDGSGVAQIVNGNSGINNSSLQALGTGIVAGSQMVVGDAVQHSKKQMPQLSPEVESALLQQVLSLTPEQLSSLPQEQQQQVLRLQQMLSAGKIV